In the Longimicrobiales bacterium genome, one interval contains:
- a CDS encoding deoxyribonuclease IV — MNEKNAISDELGAHVSAGGGVQNAPARAAEINAANIQLFTKQPSRWAEPKIDEATAEAFKAAREEHGVVFAGAHDSYLINLSSPDRKLWRMSQRCFQGELQRCCTLGLDFMVTHPGNATDKDPEAGLVRNAEGVTESLEAVEGGTRVLLELTAGSGTSVGATFENLQAIIEGIPESQRHRVGICFDTCHGYSAGYDLVNDYDGVWDAFDEIIGLDRLGLIHMNDSQHPFGSRKDRHETIGAGTLGEAPFRRLMTDERLRHVPKILETPKGDDGAAADIRNLELLRSFRTS, encoded by the coding sequence ATGAACGAAAAAAATGCCATCTCAGACGAATTGGGCGCCCACGTTTCAGCTGGAGGGGGCGTGCAAAACGCTCCAGCCCGCGCGGCGGAGATCAATGCCGCCAACATCCAACTCTTTACTAAGCAACCGAGTCGGTGGGCTGAGCCGAAGATCGATGAAGCGACCGCGGAAGCTTTCAAGGCAGCGCGTGAGGAGCATGGCGTTGTATTCGCGGGCGCTCACGATTCCTACCTGATCAACCTCTCGTCTCCAGACCGGAAGTTGTGGCGCATGTCGCAGCGTTGTTTTCAGGGCGAACTGCAGCGGTGTTGTACGCTGGGGTTGGACTTCATGGTCACGCATCCGGGGAACGCAACGGACAAGGATCCTGAGGCCGGACTCGTGAGGAACGCCGAAGGAGTCACCGAGTCTCTCGAGGCGGTTGAGGGTGGGACGCGTGTGTTGCTTGAACTCACGGCCGGATCTGGCACCAGCGTGGGGGCCACCTTCGAGAACCTCCAGGCCATCATCGAAGGTATTCCCGAGTCCCAGCGGCATCGTGTTGGCATCTGTTTCGATACCTGTCACGGGTATTCAGCCGGGTACGATCTGGTGAATGACTATGACGGCGTCTGGGATGCATTCGATGAGATCATCGGACTCGACCGTCTAGGCCTGATCCATATGAACGACTCGCAGCATCCGTTCGGGTCGCGCAAGGATCGTCACGAAACGATTGGGGCAGGGACCTTGGGCGAGGCGCCGTTCCGTAGGCTCATGACGGACGAACGTCTTCGCCACGTGCCGAAGATCCTGGAGACACCGAAGGGCGACGACGGTGCTGCTGCAGACATTCGTAATCTGGAGCTACTGCGCAGCTTCCGGACTTCCTAG
- a CDS encoding class II fumarate hydratase, translating to MADGYRIEKDSLGEMQVPEDALYGAQTQRAVENFPISGQRFGRRFIEALGLIKKSAALTNAELGHVDQDIADAIVAAADQVIAGDYDDQFVLDIYQTGSGTSSNMNTNEVVSHLATEIRGDAVHPNDHVNFGQSSNDVIPTAIHVAARVAIEHELVPGLEHMQAALSAKATEFDGILKSGRTHLMDATPVRLGQEFAGYAKQVEKGIARVKRAAEELEELALGGTATGTGINTHEEFSPKTIARIAAATGIAFREAEDHFEAQAAKDAAVSTAGALNTVATSFMKIADDVRWLGSGPTSGIHEVKLPAIQPGSSIMPGKVNPVMSEAMMMVAARVMGNHTTITVAGQRGNFELNVMMPVLAQALLESITLLANIAVAFTDKCLVGIEANEARAQQLLELNPSIATALNPYIGYDRAAVVAKTSAKEHVSVRDIVVREDLLPEGVDIDEALDVRGMTEPGLPD from the coding sequence ATGGCTGACGGATACAGAATCGAGAAGGACTCTCTCGGCGAAATGCAGGTCCCGGAGGACGCGCTCTACGGCGCCCAGACTCAGAGGGCCGTCGAGAACTTCCCTATTAGTGGTCAGCGTTTCGGTCGCCGCTTCATCGAGGCCCTCGGTCTCATCAAGAAGTCGGCTGCGCTGACGAACGCCGAGCTCGGCCATGTCGATCAGGACATTGCTGACGCGATCGTGGCGGCTGCCGATCAGGTCATCGCGGGCGACTACGACGACCAGTTCGTGCTCGACATCTATCAGACCGGCTCGGGCACGTCGTCCAACATGAACACGAATGAAGTGGTCTCTCACCTGGCCACTGAGATTCGCGGCGATGCGGTTCACCCGAACGACCACGTGAACTTCGGACAGTCGTCTAACGATGTGATCCCCACGGCGATTCATGTCGCGGCCCGGGTCGCCATCGAGCACGAGCTCGTTCCGGGACTGGAGCACATGCAGGCGGCGCTGTCAGCGAAGGCCACCGAGTTCGACGGCATCCTCAAGTCGGGCCGCACGCACCTCATGGACGCGACGCCGGTGCGGCTCGGCCAAGAGTTCGCCGGGTATGCCAAGCAGGTAGAGAAGGGTATTGCTCGGGTGAAGCGGGCTGCGGAAGAACTGGAGGAACTCGCACTGGGTGGGACAGCCACCGGGACGGGGATCAATACGCACGAAGAGTTCTCGCCCAAGACGATCGCGCGCATCGCTGCGGCGACGGGCATCGCCTTCCGGGAGGCGGAAGACCATTTCGAAGCCCAGGCCGCGAAGGACGCCGCTGTGAGTACTGCTGGTGCCCTCAACACGGTGGCCACGAGTTTCATGAAGATCGCGGACGACGTTCGCTGGCTCGGGTCTGGGCCGACGTCGGGGATTCATGAGGTCAAGCTGCCTGCGATTCAGCCGGGCTCCTCGATCATGCCCGGTAAGGTGAATCCCGTCATGTCTGAGGCGATGATGATGGTCGCCGCACGGGTCATGGGGAATCACACCACGATCACAGTCGCCGGGCAGCGCGGGAATTTCGAGCTCAACGTCATGATGCCTGTTTTGGCTCAGGCGCTACTCGAGTCGATCACGCTCCTTGCCAACATCGCGGTGGCGTTCACGGACAAGTGTTTGGTGGGGATCGAAGCCAACGAAGCCCGTGCTCAGCAGCTACTGGAGCTCAACCCGTCCATCGCGACCGCACTCAATCCGTACATCGGGTATGACCGGGCCGCTGTCGTGGCGAAGACGTCTGCGAAGGAGCATGTGAGCGTCCGCGACATCGTCGTCCGTGAGGACCTTTTGCCAGAGGGTGTCGACATCGACGAGGCGCTCGACGTGCGTGGAATGACCGAGCCGGGACTGCCCGACTAG
- a CDS encoding SDR family oxidoreductase, which produces MPDLTGKVAIVTGGTKGIGRTVAEHVLSAGGSVAICARNESEVHAVAAELGDSAFGVVCDVAKPDQCAQLVAQTIERFGRLDLLVNNAGLGIFKPISEMTVDEWQIQIDVNLGGVFYCSKAALPHLSASGDGFIVNIASLASRNAFPGGTGYNASKFGVLGLTEAMMLDVRYDDVRVSIVMPGSVDTYFNGNEPEGGRTWKLHVDDCALAVMQLLAYPKEAHVSRLEMRPSQPKKR; this is translated from the coding sequence ATGCCGGATCTAACCGGCAAGGTCGCCATCGTGACTGGTGGCACCAAGGGTATCGGACGGACTGTCGCTGAGCACGTCCTGTCAGCCGGAGGTTCCGTAGCGATATGCGCGAGAAACGAATCTGAGGTCCATGCTGTTGCCGCTGAACTCGGGGACTCGGCTTTCGGGGTCGTGTGCGACGTTGCGAAGCCTGATCAGTGTGCACAGCTCGTTGCGCAGACCATTGAACGATTCGGTCGCCTCGACCTACTGGTGAACAATGCCGGCCTAGGGATCTTCAAGCCGATATCCGAGATGACGGTCGATGAGTGGCAGATCCAGATCGACGTAAACCTGGGCGGCGTGTTCTACTGCTCGAAGGCTGCGCTTCCTCATCTGAGCGCGAGCGGGGACGGCTTCATCGTGAACATCGCCTCGCTTGCCAGCCGCAATGCTTTCCCAGGCGGCACCGGGTACAATGCGAGCAAGTTCGGAGTGCTGGGACTCACGGAGGCCATGATGCTCGACGTGCGCTACGACGATGTGCGGGTCAGCATCGTGATGCCCGGCAGCGTCGACACGTATTTCAATGGCAACGAGCCAGAGGGCGGCCGTACTTGGAAACTGCATGTTGATGACTGTGCCTTGGCCGTGATGCAGCTACTGGCGTATCCGAAGGAAGCGCACGTGAGCCGCCTGGAGATGCGACCCAGCCAGCCGAAGAAGCGCTGA
- a CDS encoding SDR family oxidoreductase yields the protein MTEQISQRVALVTGAAVRVGRAISLAAARAGYDVMAVYRSSAAHAESLREEINAMGRRCHTLSADLADPVASEVVVSTVQAEFGRLDLLVNSAASFDSRDLLDVDADNWDRVMALNARAPHLLVRAAADLLRTSRGSVVNITDLSAFQPWTEYPAHSVAKAALAHLTRLQARALSPEIRVNGIAPGAVLPPDDWPEDRRTALAQTAPLKRIGSPEDVAQAVLFFAKAEFVTGQILAVDGGRLLGPAGPPVS from the coding sequence ATGACTGAGCAAATTTCGCAACGTGTTGCCCTAGTAACGGGGGCCGCCGTACGGGTAGGTCGGGCCATCAGTCTGGCGGCGGCACGAGCCGGATATGACGTCATGGCTGTCTACCGCTCATCCGCGGCACACGCGGAGTCTCTCCGTGAAGAAATCAACGCCATGGGAAGACGATGTCATACCCTGTCCGCGGATCTCGCCGATCCAGTGGCTTCCGAGGTGGTCGTGTCCACGGTCCAGGCGGAGTTCGGCAGACTCGACCTACTCGTGAATTCCGCAGCGAGCTTCGACAGTAGAGATCTGCTCGACGTGGACGCAGACAACTGGGATCGGGTGATGGCCCTCAACGCGAGGGCTCCGCACTTGCTCGTGCGGGCCGCCGCTGACCTCCTCCGGACATCCCGTGGGAGCGTCGTGAATATCACAGACCTCTCCGCGTTCCAGCCGTGGACCGAATACCCCGCCCACTCGGTAGCCAAAGCCGCTTTGGCTCATCTGACTCGTCTGCAAGCCCGTGCTCTCTCACCTGAGATACGAGTGAACGGGATCGCCCCGGGTGCAGTGCTGCCACCGGACGACTGGCCAGAGGATCGACGGACGGCGCTCGCACAGACCGCGCCGCTCAAAAGAATCGGATCTCCAGAGGACGTGGCCCAGGCCGTCCTCTTCTTCGCGAAGGCAGAATTCGTCACCGGCCAGATCCTCGCCGTCGATGGCGGACGGTTGCTGGGCCCTGCGGGTCCACCTGTTAGCTAG
- a CDS encoding carboxypeptidase-like regulatory domain-containing protein — protein MALIAVALLASEGIGQEIQSEAFDLVGAVVDDSNGQALAGAFVSLTGSDWGSITNENGRFAIPDLGAGTYSIRAEQIGYETLVWEGQISAAAPLQLRMAPQPMILEGLQVVTDRFQSRRNGNATSVRMYDRTALTSTSQPTVLDFVAFRVGSARERCASNARADICLRIRGRNVEPTIVVDELEILGGMDYLAAIAPHELHMVEVFGQGRHIRAYTTRFMERAAKTRLQPVTVLF, from the coding sequence ATGGCACTGATCGCCGTTGCGCTTCTGGCCAGCGAAGGCATAGGCCAGGAGATCCAGTCGGAAGCGTTCGACCTCGTTGGTGCGGTGGTGGACGATTCGAACGGGCAAGCCTTGGCTGGCGCCTTCGTGTCGCTGACGGGCTCCGACTGGGGCTCGATCACAAACGAGAACGGACGCTTCGCGATCCCTGACCTCGGGGCCGGGACCTACTCCATCAGGGCGGAGCAGATCGGCTACGAGACTTTGGTTTGGGAAGGGCAGATCTCTGCTGCAGCCCCGCTACAACTCCGGATGGCGCCTCAGCCCATGATTCTCGAGGGCCTTCAGGTCGTGACAGATCGATTCCAGTCAAGACGGAACGGAAACGCAACCAGTGTGCGCATGTACGACCGCACCGCTCTCACAAGCACATCCCAGCCCACGGTGTTGGACTTCGTGGCTTTCCGAGTGGGTTCGGCACGCGAACGCTGCGCCTCGAATGCCCGTGCCGACATTTGCCTAAGAATCCGAGGCCGAAATGTCGAACCTACGATTGTGGTCGATGAGCTCGAGATCTTAGGCGGAATGGACTACTTGGCAGCAATTGCACCGCACGAACTGCACATGGTGGAAGTGTTCGGCCAAGGTCGACACATCCGCGCGTACACAACGCGTTTCATGGAACGTGCGGCGAAAACGCGACTGCAGCCTGTGACTGTCCTGTTCTAG